Proteins found in one Deinococcus sp. YIM 134068 genomic segment:
- a CDS encoding glycosyltransferase, which translates to MTRRLRVLFLFEGLYGRGAERVSLGLISRLDREAFEPSIWILRGGEDALRAEVPEGVPVTVVLGEGQRIRHALTRVPATLLRQARGADVIVGTVELMPTYFAGLAGLLTGRPAVGWVRNSLDHTYAEQPAWHRLLSRVVYARLPRLVCVSRGTRDTLARLQRLRDEQFRVVYNPVDLARIGEWQAGPLPEWAQGMTRRPTVLGAGRLTAQKGFDTLIRAHALLRERGVDHDLLIVGEGELRGELESLIRELGVSGSVHLPGHVPNPYPLMRHAAAFALSSRWEGFGNVVVEALACGVPVVSTDCPSGPAEILEGGRHGLLVPTDDAGALASALGTVLGDSALAARLRENGPRRARDFAPEVTVPQWEGVLREVAAGRAAADRTTAGAGT; encoded by the coding sequence ATGACCCGGCGGCTGAGGGTCCTCTTCCTGTTCGAGGGGCTGTACGGGCGCGGGGCCGAGCGCGTCTCGCTGGGCCTGATCTCCCGCCTCGACCGGGAGGCGTTCGAGCCGTCCATCTGGATTCTGCGCGGCGGCGAGGACGCCCTGCGCGCGGAGGTGCCGGAGGGCGTCCCCGTGACGGTCGTGCTGGGGGAGGGCCAGCGCATCCGCCACGCGCTGACACGGGTGCCCGCCACCCTGCTGCGGCAGGCGCGCGGGGCCGACGTGATCGTGGGCACGGTGGAGCTGATGCCCACGTACTTCGCGGGGCTGGCGGGCCTGCTCACGGGCAGGCCCGCCGTCGGCTGGGTCCGCAACTCGCTCGACCACACCTACGCCGAGCAGCCCGCGTGGCACCGCCTCCTCTCGCGCGTGGTCTACGCCCGGCTGCCCCGGCTGGTGTGCGTGTCGCGGGGAACGCGTGACACCCTCGCCCGCCTCCAGCGCCTGCGCGACGAGCAGTTCCGGGTGGTCTACAACCCGGTGGACCTCGCCCGCATCGGCGAGTGGCAGGCCGGGCCGCTTCCCGAGTGGGCACAGGGCATGACCCGGCGGCCCACCGTCCTCGGGGCGGGGCGGCTGACCGCGCAGAAGGGCTTCGACACGCTCATTCGCGCCCACGCCCTCCTGCGGGAGCGTGGGGTGGACCACGACCTCCTGATTGTCGGCGAGGGCGAGTTGCGCGGCGAATTGGAGTCCCTCATCCGCGAGCTGGGTGTCTCGGGGAGCGTCCACCTGCCCGGCCACGTCCCCAATCCCTACCCGCTGATGCGCCACGCGGCGGCCTTCGCCCTGTCCTCACGCTGGGAGGGCTTCGGGAACGTCGTCGTGGAGGCGCTCGCGTGCGGGGTGCCCGTCGTCTCCACCGACTGTCCCTCCGGCCCCGCCGAGATTCTGGAGGGGGGCCGCCACGGTCTGCTCGTTCCGACCGACGACGCCGGGGCGCTGGCCTCCGCCCTCGGCACGGTGCTGGGGGACTCCGCGCTGGCCGCCCGCCTGCGCGAGAACGGCCCCCGCCGGGCGCGTGACTTCGCCCCCGAGGTCACGGTGCCGCAGTGGGAGGGGGTGTTGCGCGAGGTGGCGGCGGGGCGGGCGGCGGCGGACCGGACAACGGCGGGGGCGGGGACCTGA
- a CDS encoding exopolysaccharide biosynthesis polyprenyl glycosylphosphotransferase — MQVYRDSVSSPPSTSAAAPLVRGRGLVNALALSLGDVLGLGLALALVASVGGEALPRWAGGAAVVWVLGAHVLGLAPGWGLSAAAELKRLAALSLIVFTSTAAGLWLAGGGIGARDLAVLALAFVAAWVFTAGLRPFVRRILIRAGLWGVPAVVYGGGATGAQLVATLLDHPGYGYRPVGVVDDGAAPGERVRGVPVLGSAAAPSAPVAVLALPDVGRERLSEMLDGPLRAYRRVLIVPDLPGAETLWMTACDLGGALGLEVTRDLLSPVSRAGKRAFDLAGVLLSAPLWLPACAVIALAIWLEGRAHPLFLQRRVGLDGQPFTTWKFRTMRPDAEAVLQDALTRDPALRQEWETTFKLRRDPRVTRLGALLRKTSLDELPQLVNVLLGQMSLVGPRPLPPYHHHELPRHVQLLRERVCPGMTGLWQVSGRSASGNAGMERWDPYYVRNWSPWLDLVILLRTVQVVLRGSGAY; from the coding sequence ATGCAGGTGTACCGCGACAGCGTTTCTTCCCCCCCGTCCACGTCCGCCGCCGCGCCCCTCGTGCGCGGGCGGGGGCTGGTCAACGCGCTCGCGCTGTCGCTCGGCGACGTACTCGGCCTCGGACTGGCCCTCGCGCTCGTGGCAAGTGTGGGTGGGGAAGCCCTCCCGCGCTGGGCTGGGGGCGCGGCGGTGGTCTGGGTCCTCGGTGCCCACGTCCTGGGCCTGGCACCCGGCTGGGGCCTGAGCGCCGCCGCCGAACTCAAGCGCCTCGCGGCCCTGTCCCTGATCGTCTTCACCAGCACGGCGGCGGGTCTGTGGCTCGCGGGGGGCGGAATAGGGGCGCGCGACCTCGCCGTCCTCGCGCTGGCCTTCGTGGCCGCGTGGGTGTTCACAGCGGGGCTGCGGCCCTTCGTGCGGCGAATCCTGATCCGGGCGGGGCTGTGGGGCGTGCCCGCCGTGGTGTACGGCGGTGGGGCCACGGGCGCGCAACTCGTCGCCACCCTGCTCGATCACCCCGGCTACGGCTACCGCCCCGTCGGGGTCGTGGACGACGGCGCGGCCCCCGGCGAGCGGGTGCGCGGCGTCCCGGTGCTGGGGTCGGCGGCGGCCCCGTCCGCGCCCGTGGCCGTCCTCGCGCTGCCCGACGTGGGCCGCGAGCGGCTGTCCGAGATGCTCGACGGCCCGCTGCGGGCCTACCGCCGGGTGCTCATCGTTCCCGACCTGCCCGGCGCGGAGACGCTGTGGATGACCGCCTGCGACCTCGGCGGGGCGCTGGGGCTGGAGGTCACGCGCGACCTGCTCTCGCCCGTCTCGCGCGCGGGCAAGCGGGCCTTCGACCTCGCCGGGGTGCTGCTCAGCGCCCCGCTGTGGCTGCCCGCCTGCGCCGTGATCGCGCTGGCGATCTGGCTGGAGGGCCGCGCCCACCCGCTGTTCCTCCAGCGCCGGGTCGGCCTGGACGGCCAGCCCTTCACCACCTGGAAGTTCCGCACCATGCGCCCCGACGCGGAGGCGGTCTTGCAGGACGCCCTGACCCGCGACCCCGCCCTGCGTCAGGAGTGGGAGACGACCTTCAAGCTGCGCCGGGACCCCCGCGTCACCCGCCTGGGTGCCCTGCTCCGCAAGACCAGCCTCGACGAACTGCCCCAGCTCGTGAACGTCCTGCTCGGCCAGATGTCGCTCGTGGGGCCGCGCCCGCTGCCGCCCTACCACCACCACGAGCTGCCCCGCCACGTCCAGCTCCTGCGCGAGCGGGTGTGCCCCGGCATGACCGGGCTGTGGCAGGTCTCGGGCCGCTCGGCCTCCGGCAACGCCGGGATGGAACGCTGGGACCCCTACTACGTTCGCAACTGGTCCCCGTGGCTCGACCTCGTGATCCTGCTGCGGACCGTGCAGGTCGTGTTGCGCGGCTCGGGCGCGTACTAG
- a CDS encoding NPCBM/NEW2 domain-containing protein: MRRPQPRPTAHRLALLLALGAGLLGCGRQSSTETEANAGTEFVYDGGDYSWSSGADAGVTALTLAAGDNPLSAQPWAAATNGWGPVEVDASVGEKGAGDGRTLTLAGRTYARGLGTHANSSLTFDLNGQCRTFTADVGVDDEVGPRGSVVFQVYGDDEKLYDSGVMTGASATRSVQVDVSDRAELRLVATNGGDGLSHDHADWALPLLGGCTATPGAIRINAGGPAQTVGGTEWRGCTSVGACGGYVTGGFAYGEGDAVTGTLPPANAALYQTEWTGGVTNGVEAGEVAFAFDVPVPNGAYQVRLHFAELNKTAAGARVFDVNLEGGGAELEGLDIFEEAGGAGRALVRSVPVTVADGALNIAFVRRVENAKVSAIEILPLAPQGGAGDVGLAPAELVYSGVRGTVSAPRTLTVRNGGTGPLRVTGLTLAGEDAASFRLEAPALPLTLGAGGSVAVPLRFAPVNDLGSLRAEVRVETDDADEPTLTAGLSGLSARGLQGDQEPPLQAITQTLGYTVNVGGSALILGTGTEPLGDEVAAPLFRKLGSGPVTLRPVARYSPDDLLPFGYFTETGGTPTLNEVAVIARGQEQTLNPSVVSGGAGGFDPGTATFGLYVGRTSYAPQPNFTRDSLNTGPVRHATRIYPLRDRAGQPLTGQYLVAFEPAVNGDYQDYVFVVGNVVPVVPPVSWQERAGARVAVSEAQGAAVNGRLYIFGGFDKDLQTTARAQAYTLATNSWAAVQDMPQQITHGAVAADGGTIYMAGGFVGRHPGPQTANVWKYSVAQGTWSAGPPLPRAVGAGALVRLGRRLHFFGGTERDPSDTNIYRRDSPDHWVLNLDGGDTTWESLAPLPNPRNHLAGAVLNGRIYALGGQHLGDEDHGNQAAVHAYDPATNTWTERASLPREVGHINASTVAWGGQLVVVTGVAGHSAEIADVNAYDPAANRWTALTPLPAARQSPVAGVIDGQLVVSTGSLPSGVFATTWVGDR, translated from the coding sequence ATGAGACGCCCCCAACCCCGGCCCACCGCCCACCGCCTCGCCCTGCTCCTGGCCCTGGGGGCCGGGCTGCTGGGCTGTGGCCGCCAGTCCTCCACCGAAACTGAAGCGAATGCCGGAACGGAGTTCGTGTACGACGGGGGAGACTACAGTTGGAGCAGCGGGGCGGACGCGGGCGTCACGGCCCTGACCCTCGCGGCAGGCGACAATCCCCTGAGTGCCCAGCCCTGGGCCGCCGCCACGAACGGCTGGGGTCCGGTCGAGGTCGATGCGAGCGTCGGCGAGAAGGGCGCGGGCGACGGGCGCACCCTCACGCTCGCGGGCAGGACCTACGCGCGGGGCCTCGGCACCCATGCCAACTCCAGCCTAACGTTCGACCTGAACGGGCAGTGCCGGACGTTCACGGCGGACGTGGGCGTAGACGACGAGGTGGGACCTCGCGGCTCGGTCGTCTTTCAGGTGTACGGGGACGACGAGAAGCTCTACGACAGCGGCGTGATGACGGGCGCGAGTGCGACGAGGAGCGTTCAGGTGGACGTGTCGGACAGGGCCGAACTCCGGCTCGTCGCCACGAACGGGGGCGACGGCCTGAGCCACGACCACGCCGACTGGGCGCTTCCCCTCCTGGGGGGGTGTACGGCGACGCCGGGGGCCATCCGCATCAACGCGGGCGGCCCGGCGCAGACCGTGGGCGGGACCGAGTGGCGGGGCTGCACGTCCGTGGGGGCGTGCGGGGGGTACGTCACGGGCGGCTTCGCCTACGGGGAGGGGGACGCGGTGACGGGGACGCTGCCGCCCGCGAACGCGGCGCTCTACCAGACCGAGTGGACGGGCGGCGTGACCAACGGCGTGGAGGCCGGGGAGGTCGCCTTCGCCTTCGACGTGCCCGTTCCGAACGGCGCGTACCAGGTCCGGCTGCACTTCGCGGAGCTGAACAAGACGGCGGCGGGCGCACGCGTCTTCGACGTGAACCTGGAGGGCGGCGGGGCCGAGCTGGAGGGCCTCGACATCTTCGAGGAGGCGGGTGGGGCGGGCCGCGCGCTCGTCCGCAGCGTGCCCGTCACGGTCGCGGACGGGGCGCTGAACATCGCCTTCGTGCGGCGGGTGGAGAACGCGAAGGTCAGCGCCATCGAGATTCTGCCGCTCGCCCCACAGGGCGGCGCGGGCGACGTGGGCCTAGCGCCCGCCGAACTCGTCTACAGCGGCGTGCGCGGCACCGTGAGCGCGCCCCGGACCCTCACCGTCCGCAACGGCGGCACCGGGCCGCTGCGGGTGACGGGCCTGACCCTCGCGGGCGAGGACGCGGCCAGCTTCCGGCTGGAGGCCCCGGCCCTGCCCCTGACGCTCGGGGCCGGGGGGAGCGTGGCCGTGCCGTTGCGCTTCGCCCCCGTGAACGACCTGGGATCACTCCGGGCGGAGGTGCGGGTCGAGACCGACGACGCCGACGAGCCGACCCTCACCGCCGGCCTCTCCGGCCTGAGCGCGCGGGGGCTTCAGGGCGACCAGGAACCGCCCCTCCAGGCCATCACCCAGACGCTCGGGTACACGGTGAACGTGGGCGGCAGCGCCCTGATCCTGGGCACGGGCACCGAACCCCTGGGCGACGAGGTGGCGGCCCCGCTGTTCCGCAAGCTCGGCAGCGGCCCCGTCACCCTGCGCCCGGTGGCCCGCTACTCGCCCGACGACCTGCTCCCCTTCGGGTATTTCACGGAGACGGGCGGCACACCCACCCTCAACGAGGTCGCCGTAATCGCGCGCGGCCAGGAACAGACGCTCAATCCGTCGGTCGTCTCGGGCGGGGCGGGCGGCTTCGACCCCGGCACGGCGACCTTCGGCCTGTACGTGGGCCGCACGAGCTACGCGCCGCAGCCCAACTTCACGCGCGACAGCCTGAACACCGGCCCGGTCCGGCACGCCACGCGCATCTACCCCCTGAGGGACCGCGCCGGGCAGCCGCTCACCGGGCAGTACCTGGTGGCCTTCGAGCCGGCGGTGAACGGCGACTATCAGGACTACGTGTTCGTGGTGGGCAACGTGGTCCCGGTCGTGCCCCCGGTGAGCTGGCAGGAGCGCGCGGGGGCGCGGGTGGCCGTCTCCGAGGCGCAGGGGGCGGCGGTGAACGGGCGGCTCTACATCTTCGGGGGCTTCGACAAGGACCTCCAGACCACCGCCCGCGCGCAGGCGTACACCCTCGCCACGAACTCCTGGGCGGCGGTTCAGGACATGCCCCAGCAGATCACCCACGGGGCCGTGGCGGCGGACGGGGGGACCATCTACATGGCGGGCGGCTTCGTGGGCCGCCATCCGGGGCCACAGACCGCGAACGTGTGGAAGTACAGCGTGGCGCAGGGCACCTGGAGCGCCGGGCCGCCGCTGCCGCGCGCGGTGGGGGCGGGTGCTCTCGTGCGCCTGGGGCGGCGGCTGCACTTCTTCGGCGGAACCGAACGCGACCCGTCGGACACGAACATCTACCGCCGCGACTCGCCCGACCACTGGGTCCTGAACCTGGACGGCGGGGACACGACCTGGGAGAGCCTGGCCCCGCTGCCCAACCCGCGCAACCACCTCGCCGGGGCGGTGCTGAACGGCAGGATTTACGCCCTGGGCGGTCAGCACCTCGGGGACGAGGACCACGGCAATCAGGCGGCGGTCCACGCCTACGACCCCGCCACGAACACCTGGACCGAGCGGGCGAGCCTGCCGCGCGAGGTGGGCCACATCAACGCCTCGACGGTCGCGTGGGGCGGCCAGCTCGTCGTCGTGACGGGGGTGGCGGGCCACTCCGCCGAGATCGCGGACGTGAACGCCTACGACCCCGCCGCGAACCGCTGGACGGCCCTCACGCCGCTGCCCGCCGCCCGGCAGTCGCCCGTCGCGGGGGTGATCGACGGACAGCTCGTCGTCTCCACCGGCTCGCTGCCGTCGGGCGTCTTCGCGACGACCTGGGTGGGCGACCGATGA